The following proteins are encoded in a genomic region of Glycine soja cultivar W05 chromosome 17, ASM419377v2, whole genome shotgun sequence:
- the LOC114392874 gene encoding brassinosteroid-related acyltransferase 1-like, with protein sequence MAAPHDNDPRNIVSISRIVSVHPKLVQPQRVLTLSNLDRQCPNLMHLVFFYNNLPHQTLKDLSLNSVFSNLKSGLEETLTLWYPSAGRLGTNQSDGKLNLWCNNQGAVLAEAETCVKISQLGNLSEYNEFFEKLVYKPDFDKNFSNMPLIVAQVTKFGCGGYSIGIGTSHSLFDGPATYDFLYAWASNSEIVKGRSRSDDELPKPVHERGIILSGSLQATRGTINFPSDSSSNVKQVRAMAIDHLYQLIMQTASGQNGFPMQIGGPSNPKKCVLKTYHLSGDMIEDLKRKHFPMQRGSLPFSTFEVLAAHLWKARTKALGVKKEKLVCFQFAVDIRNKMTPPLPKSFSGNAYVLASIMMSVAELEQTSHEFIVDKIREAKNSVNHNYVKAYVGALDGPQQGSSLPPLKELTLVSDWTRMPFHNIEFFRGKATYASPLATPMPQVAYFMQSPSDHKGVDVRIGFEAENISAFSECFLSMA encoded by the exons ATGGCTGCACCACATGATAATGATCCAAGAAACATTGTTTCCATTTCAAGGATTGTGTCTGTGCATCCAAAGCTTGTGCAACCTCAGAGGGTTTTGACCCTTTCAAATTTGGATAGACAGTGTCCAAATCTCATGCACTTGGTGTTCTTTTACAATAACCTTCCTCACCAAACTCTGAAGGACTTGTCCCTCAATTCAGTGTTCTCCAACTTGAAATCTGGCTTGGAAGAGACCTTGACTCTGTGGTATCCTAGTGCAGGTAGGCTTGGGACAAATCAAAGTGATGGCAAGCTCAATTTGTGGTGCAACAACCAGGGTGCAGTTCTGGCAGAGGCTGAAACCTGTGTTAAAATATCACAACTTGGAAACCTCTCTGAGTACAATGAATTCTTTGAGAAGCTGGTTTATAAGCCAGATTTTGATAAGAATTTCTCAAACATGCCTTTGATTGTTGCTCAG GTTACTAAATTTGGTTGTGGAGGGTATTCAATTGGTATTGGAACAAGCCACTCATTATTTGACGGGCCAGCAACCTATGACTTCTTGTATGCATGGGCCTCAAATTCTGAAATTGTGAAAGGAAGAAGCAGATCTGATGATGAGCTTCCAAAACCAGTGCATGAGAGAGGGATAATTCTGAGTGGTAGTCTTCAAGCCACAAGAGGGACTATAAATTTTCCTTCAGATTCAAGTTCAAATGTTAAACAAGTTAGGGCCATGGCAATAGATCACTTATATCAACTTATAATGCAAACAGCTAGTGGACAAAATGGCTTCCCTATGCAAATTGGAGGACCCTCTAATCCAAAGAAGTGTGTTCTTAAAACCTATCATCTTTCAGGTGATatgattgaagacttgaaaaGGAAACACTTTCCCATGCAAAGAGGTTCACTTCCTTTCTCAACCTTTGAGGTTCTTGCGGCTCACCTTTGGAAG GCAAGGACCAAAGCATTAGGGGTGAAGAAAGAGAAGCTAGTATGTTTCCAATTCGCGGTGGACATAAGGAACAAGATGACACCTCCATTGCCAAAATCCTTCAGTGGAAACGCTTATGTTCTCGCCTCCATTATGATGTCAGTGGCAGAATTGGAACAAACAAGCCATGAATTCATCGTTGATAAAATAAGAGAAGCCAAAAACAGTGTAAACCATAACTATGTGAAAGCCTACGTTGGTGCCCTAGATGGACCACAACAAGGTTCTTCACTCCCTCCACTCAAGGAGCTAACTTTGGTCTCTGATTGGACAAGAATGCCCTTTCACAACATTGAGTTCTTTCGTGGAAAAGCAACCTATGCATCCCCTTTGGCCACTCCTATGCCACAGGTTGCATATTTCATGCAAAGCCCTAGTGACCACAAGGGCGTTGACGTGAGGATTGGCTTTGAAGCGGAAAACATAAGTGCTTTTAGTGAATGCTTTTTGAGCATGGCGTGA